Proteins encoded together in one Pseudoxanthomonas sp. Root65 window:
- a CDS encoding bifunctional 4-hydroxy-2-oxoglutarate aldolase/2-dehydro-3-deoxy-phosphogluconate aldolase, translated as MTIEARQQKAESLLRAAGILPVVTVHTLDEARKVSEALLKGGLPAIELTLRTPVAMEALAMLKKELPDIVIGAGTVLTTEQMTQSIDAGADFLVTPGTPPALADALAAADIPVVPGAATPTELLALMARGFRVCKLFPATAVGGLAMLKGLAGPLSELKICPTGGITEDTAADYLSQPNVVCIGGSWMVPKSWLDNGEWDKVTESSAKAAAIVKSVRR; from the coding sequence ATGACCATCGAAGCCCGCCAGCAGAAAGCCGAATCCCTCCTCCGCGCCGCCGGCATCCTGCCGGTCGTCACCGTCCACACGCTGGATGAGGCGCGCAAGGTGTCCGAGGCGCTGCTGAAAGGCGGGCTGCCGGCGATCGAACTGACGCTGCGCACGCCGGTCGCGATGGAGGCGCTGGCGATGCTGAAGAAGGAACTGCCCGACATCGTGATCGGCGCCGGCACGGTGCTGACGACCGAGCAGATGACGCAGTCCATCGATGCGGGCGCCGACTTCCTGGTCACGCCGGGCACGCCACCGGCACTCGCCGATGCGCTGGCCGCCGCCGACATTCCGGTGGTGCCGGGTGCCGCCACGCCGACCGAACTGCTGGCGCTGATGGCGCGTGGTTTCCGCGTCTGCAAGCTGTTTCCCGCCACCGCCGTCGGCGGCCTGGCGATGCTCAAGGGCCTCGCCGGCCCGCTGTCGGAACTGAAGATCTGCCCCACCGGCGGCATCACCGAAGACACCGCCGCCGATTACCTGTCGCAGCCCAACGTGGTGTGCATCGGCGGTTCGTGGATGGTGCCGAAGAGCTGGCTCGACAACGGCGAGTGGGACAAGGTCACCGAGAGCTCGGCCAAGGCCGCCGCCATCGTGAAAAGCGTGCGCCGCTGA
- the edd gene encoding phosphogluconate dehydratase → MSLHPRIQEVTERIRQRSAPLRRAYLDGIDAAHRDGPQRARLSCGNLAHAFAACGPTDKGRLRADVTPNLGIINAYNDMLSAHQPFEHYPEIIRKVARDLGATAQVAGGVPAMCDGVTQGRPGMELSLFSRDVIAQATAISLSHDMFDAALYLGVCDKIVPGLLMGALAFGHLPAVFVPAGPMSPGIPNKEKAAVRERYAAGEATREELLEAEAASYHAAGTCTFYGTANSNQVLLEAMGLQLPGTSFVNPDQPLRDVLTRAAAERALSITALGDDYRPIGRLIDERAIVNAMVALMATGGSTNHTIHWIAVARSAGIVLTWDDMDLIAQTVPLLARVYPNGDADVNRFAAAGGIQFVFRELLDAGLMHDITTIVPGGLRAFCEEPRLQEGKLAYAPGVAQSADEDVVRPVTRAFEAQGGLRLLRGNLGRSLIKTSAVKAEYRYIEAPAVVVDDPRALNKLHAAGVLPQDFVAVVRYQGPRANGMPELHSLAPLLGLLQNQGRRVALVTDGRLSGASGKIPAAIHLTPEAARGGPLAKLREGDIIRLDAEAGTLEALVDDAEWAAREMAPNTSPAALDLGRNLFAVSRDVVTPADRGAMSISCGLPYHDGTWEYDAEYELGDAAHAAEAPHEAKDA, encoded by the coding sequence ATGAGCCTGCACCCCCGCATCCAGGAAGTCACCGAACGCATCCGCCAGCGCAGCGCACCGTTGCGCCGCGCCTACCTCGACGGCATCGACGCCGCCCATCGCGACGGCCCGCAACGCGCGCGCCTTAGCTGCGGCAACCTGGCGCATGCCTTCGCCGCCTGCGGCCCCACCGACAAGGGCCGCCTGCGCGCCGACGTGACGCCGAACCTCGGCATCATCAACGCCTACAACGACATGCTGTCGGCGCACCAGCCGTTCGAGCACTATCCCGAGATCATCCGCAAGGTCGCGCGCGACCTCGGCGCCACGGCGCAGGTCGCCGGTGGCGTGCCGGCGATGTGCGACGGCGTGACCCAGGGCCGGCCCGGCATGGAACTGTCGCTGTTCTCGCGCGACGTGATCGCGCAGGCCACGGCGATCTCGCTGAGCCATGACATGTTCGACGCCGCGCTCTACCTGGGCGTGTGCGACAAGATCGTGCCCGGCCTGCTGATGGGCGCACTGGCCTTCGGCCACCTGCCGGCGGTATTCGTGCCGGCTGGCCCGATGTCGCCGGGCATCCCCAACAAGGAAAAAGCCGCCGTCCGCGAACGCTACGCCGCCGGCGAAGCCACGCGCGAAGAACTGCTGGAAGCCGAAGCCGCGAGCTACCACGCGGCCGGCACCTGCACGTTCTACGGCACGGCCAATTCCAATCAGGTATTGCTGGAGGCGATGGGCCTGCAGCTGCCGGGCACCTCGTTCGTCAATCCCGACCAACCGCTGCGCGACGTGCTGACTCGCGCCGCCGCTGAGCGCGCGCTCAGCATCACCGCGCTGGGCGACGACTATCGCCCGATCGGACGCCTGATCGACGAGCGCGCCATCGTCAATGCGATGGTCGCCTTGATGGCCACCGGCGGCTCCACCAACCACACGATCCACTGGATCGCGGTGGCGCGATCGGCCGGCATCGTGCTGACCTGGGACGACATGGACCTGATCGCGCAGACCGTGCCGCTACTCGCACGCGTGTATCCGAACGGCGACGCCGACGTGAACCGCTTCGCTGCGGCCGGCGGCATCCAGTTCGTATTCCGCGAACTGCTCGATGCCGGCCTGATGCACGACATCACCACCATCGTGCCCGGCGGCCTGCGCGCGTTCTGCGAGGAACCGCGCCTGCAGGAGGGCAAGCTCGCCTACGCCCCCGGTGTCGCGCAGAGCGCGGACGAAGATGTCGTACGCCCGGTCACTCGCGCGTTCGAGGCCCAGGGCGGCCTGCGCCTGCTGCGCGGCAATCTGGGTCGCTCGCTGATCAAGACTTCCGCGGTGAAGGCCGAATACCGCTACATCGAGGCCCCCGCCGTGGTCGTCGACGATCCGCGCGCGCTCAACAAGCTGCATGCCGCAGGCGTGTTGCCGCAGGACTTCGTGGCCGTGGTGCGTTACCAGGGTCCGCGTGCGAACGGCATGCCGGAACTGCACTCTCTGGCCCCGCTGCTGGGCCTGCTGCAGAACCAGGGGCGTCGCGTCGCACTCGTGACCGATGGCCGCCTGTCCGGTGCATCCGGCAAGATCCCCGCCGCCATCCACCTGACCCCGGAAGCCGCACGCGGTGGTCCGCTGGCGAAACTGCGCGAGGGCGACATCATCCGCCTCGATGCGGAGGCCGGCACGCTGGAAGCGCTGGTCGATGATGCGGAATGGGCCGCACGCGAAATGGCGCCCAACACCTCACCGGCTGCACTGGACCTGGGCCGCAACCTGTTCGCGGTGAGCCGCGACGTGGTCACGCCCGCCGACCGCGGCGCAATGTCCATCTCCTGCGGCCTGCCCTACCACGACGGCACCTGGGAATACGATGCCGAATACGAACTGGGCGATGCCGCGCATGCGGCAGAGGCACCGCATGAGGCAAAGGATGCCTGA
- the glk gene encoding glucokinase, with the protein MSSTDRVLLADIGGTNARFALADASASVPLLDESVREFVVADFPSLADAAQHYLDETGATAQNGVFAVAGRVDGDEARITNHPWVISVNRTRQALGFQGLKLVNDFAAQAMAVSLLTPRDVVAIGGAQWTPAPLSVPRTYAVIGPGTGLGVAALVIRDGRAYPLETEGGHVSFPPGTPEEIRILDILSAQFGRVSNERLICGPGLVNLYRALSEIAGEDPGGPIEPKDVTARAAAGDPRCVRTLDVFCAVFGAIAGDLVLTTGAWDGVFLTGGLVPKLLTSLQHSGFRQRFEHKGRFSPAMGRVPTLANMHPRPGLLGAAAYAVELFGPKSAARA; encoded by the coding sequence ATGAGCAGCACCGATCGCGTCCTCCTTGCCGACATCGGTGGCACCAATGCGCGCTTCGCGCTGGCCGACGCCTCCGCCAGCGTGCCGTTGCTGGACGAGAGCGTGCGCGAATTCGTGGTGGCCGATTTCCCGTCGCTTGCCGATGCCGCGCAGCATTACCTGGACGAGACCGGGGCCACCGCACAGAACGGCGTCTTTGCCGTTGCCGGCCGTGTCGATGGCGACGAAGCCCGCATCACCAACCATCCGTGGGTCATTTCGGTCAACCGCACGCGGCAGGCGCTCGGTTTCCAGGGTCTGAAGCTGGTCAACGATTTCGCCGCGCAGGCGATGGCCGTGTCGCTGCTGACGCCGCGCGACGTGGTCGCGATCGGCGGCGCGCAATGGACGCCGGCACCGCTGTCGGTGCCGCGCACGTATGCCGTGATCGGTCCCGGCACGGGTCTGGGCGTGGCCGCGCTGGTGATCCGCGACGGCCGCGCGTATCCGCTGGAAACCGAAGGCGGCCATGTCAGCTTTCCGCCCGGCACGCCGGAAGAAATCCGCATCCTCGACATCCTGTCGGCCCAGTTCGGCCGTGTCTCCAACGAACGCCTGATCTGCGGCCCGGGCCTGGTGAACCTGTACCGCGCGCTCAGCGAGATCGCGGGCGAGGACCCGGGCGGTCCGATCGAACCGAAGGACGTCACCGCACGCGCCGCCGCCGGCGATCCGCGCTGCGTGCGCACGCTGGATGTGTTCTGTGCGGTGTTCGGCGCGATCGCCGGCGACCTGGTACTGACCACAGGTGCCTGGGACGGCGTGTTCCTCACCGGCGGGCTGGTGCCGAAGCTGCTCACGTCGCTGCAGCATTCGGGTTTCCGCCAGCGCTTCGAACACAAAGGCCGCTTCTCGCCAGCGATGGGACGCGTGCCGACGCTCGCGAACATGCATCCGCGGCCGGGCCTGCTGGGTGCGGCGGCGTACGCGGTCGAACTGTTCGGTCCGAAAAGCGCGGCCCGCGCCTGA
- the ugpC gene encoding sn-glycerol-3-phosphate ABC transporter ATP-binding protein UgpC has protein sequence MASVQLDRVRKVYDNGQVAVHGASFEIADGELMVLVGPSGCGKSTLLRMIAGLEEISEGNLLIGERRVNDVAPKDRDIAMVFQSYALYPHMTVAENLAFGLKLRGVPRAEIDRRVRDAAETLGMTDMLGKLPREMSGGQRQRVALGRALVREPSVFLLDEPLSNLDAKLRHSVRTEIGRLHRKLGATMIYVTHDQVEAMTLGQRIVVLKDGEIQQIDTPMALYEKPANLFVAGFLGSPAMNVLHGMLQQADGLHLALDSGGQIPLGHAAVPEAWIGRRIALGIRPEHLQPAGIGKLAFEAHVDLIEPVGNEVFVNLRFVGQPLVARMPPQVLPEPGQGLRVTVENAALHCFDPDSGLRIG, from the coding sequence ATGGCCAGTGTCCAACTCGACCGCGTGCGCAAGGTGTACGACAACGGCCAGGTGGCCGTGCACGGGGCCAGTTTCGAGATCGCCGACGGCGAGCTCATGGTGCTGGTCGGTCCGTCCGGCTGCGGCAAGTCCACGCTGCTGCGGATGATCGCCGGCTTGGAGGAGATCTCCGAAGGCAATCTGCTGATCGGCGAGCGGCGCGTCAACGACGTGGCGCCGAAAGACCGCGACATCGCCATGGTGTTCCAGAGTTACGCGCTGTACCCGCACATGACGGTGGCCGAGAACCTCGCCTTCGGGTTGAAGCTGCGCGGGGTGCCGCGCGCCGAGATCGACCGGCGCGTCCGCGATGCGGCGGAGACGCTGGGCATGACCGACATGCTGGGCAAGCTGCCGCGCGAGATGTCCGGCGGACAACGCCAGCGCGTGGCGCTGGGCCGGGCGCTGGTACGCGAGCCGTCGGTGTTCCTGCTCGACGAACCGCTGTCGAACCTGGATGCCAAGCTGCGCCATTCCGTGCGCACCGAGATCGGCCGCCTGCATCGCAAGCTCGGCGCGACGATGATCTACGTGACCCACGACCAGGTGGAAGCGATGACGCTGGGGCAGCGGATCGTGGTGCTGAAGGACGGCGAGATCCAGCAGATCGACACGCCGATGGCGCTGTACGAGAAGCCGGCCAACCTGTTCGTCGCCGGCTTCCTTGGCAGCCCGGCGATGAACGTGCTGCACGGCATGCTGCAACAGGCCGACGGCCTGCACCTGGCGCTGGACAGTGGTGGGCAGATCCCGCTGGGCCATGCGGCGGTCCCGGAGGCGTGGATCGGGCGACGCATCGCCCTGGGCATCCGTCCGGAACACCTGCAGCCTGCCGGCATTGGCAAGCTCGCATTCGAGGCGCATGTCGACCTGATCGAGCCGGTCGGCAACGAAGTCTTCGTCAACCTGCGCTTCGTCGGTCAGCCGCTGGTGGCACGCATGCCGCCGCAGGTGTTGCCGGAGCCGGGGCAGGGCCTGCGCGTCACGGTCGAGAACGCGGCGCTGCACTGCTTCGATCCGGACAGTGGCCTGCGCATCGGCTGA
- a CDS encoding amino acid aminotransferase has protein sequence MSLFASVDLVPGDPILGLTEAYNADPRTQKVNLGVGIYYDEQGRIPLLDCVRQVEQALAAAGQPRGYLPIDGLAAYDAATRELVFGKDSELVAAGRVATTQTVGGSGALRVGADLLKKLLPHATIAISNPSWENHRAVFGAAGFDIVDYTYFDAATHGLDFGGMLADLGQLKPGTVVLLHACCHNPTGADLTVAQWTQVAALMKDRGLFPFIDMAYQGFDQGIVEDGAAVRIVAEAGIDAFIVANSYSKSFSLYGERVGALSVVGPDASATKAVQSQVKRIIRTIYSSPSTHGAALVAGVLASSELRALWESELGGMRERIHALRAGLVDKLAALGAPEFAFIQQQAGMFSYSGLSKAQVDRLRDEFGIYAVGTGRICVAALNQQNLGYVADAVRTVSRG, from the coding sequence GTGTCTCTTTTTGCATCTGTCGACCTGGTGCCCGGCGACCCCATCCTGGGGCTGACCGAGGCGTACAACGCCGATCCCCGTACCCAGAAGGTCAATCTGGGCGTCGGCATCTATTACGACGAACAGGGCCGCATTCCCCTGCTCGACTGCGTCCGCCAAGTGGAACAGGCGCTCGCCGCCGCCGGCCAACCGCGCGGCTACCTGCCGATCGACGGCCTGGCCGCGTACGACGCCGCCACCCGCGAGCTGGTGTTCGGCAAGGACTCTGAGCTGGTCGCCGCCGGCCGCGTGGCCACCACCCAGACCGTCGGCGGCAGCGGCGCGCTGCGCGTGGGCGCGGACCTGCTGAAGAAGCTGCTGCCGCACGCCACCATCGCCATCAGCAACCCGAGCTGGGAGAACCATCGCGCGGTGTTCGGCGCGGCCGGGTTCGACATCGTCGACTACACCTATTTCGACGCCGCCACCCATGGCCTGGACTTCGGCGGCATGCTTGCCGACCTCGGCCAGCTGAAGCCCGGCACCGTGGTGCTGCTGCATGCCTGCTGCCACAACCCCACCGGCGCCGACCTGACGGTCGCGCAGTGGACGCAGGTGGCCGCGCTGATGAAGGACCGCGGGCTGTTCCCCTTCATCGACATGGCCTATCAGGGCTTCGATCAGGGCATCGTCGAGGACGGCGCCGCGGTGCGCATCGTCGCCGAGGCCGGGATCGACGCCTTCATCGTCGCCAATTCGTACTCCAAGTCGTTCTCGCTCTACGGCGAGCGCGTCGGCGCGCTGTCGGTGGTCGGTCCGGACGCCAGCGCGACCAAGGCAGTGCAGTCGCAGGTCAAGCGCATCATCCGCACCATCTACTCCAGCCCGTCCACGCACGGGGCCGCGCTGGTCGCCGGGGTGTTGGCGAGCAGCGAACTGCGTGCGCTGTGGGAAAGCGAACTGGGCGGTATGCGCGAGCGCATCCACGCCCTGCGTGCCGGCCTGGTGGACAAGCTGGCCGCCCTCGGCGCGCCGGAGTTCGCCTTCATCCAGCAGCAGGCCGGCATGTTCTCGTATTCCGGCCTCAGCAAGGCGCAGGTGGACCGGTTGCGCGACGAGTTCGGCATCTATGCGGTCGGTACCGGCCGCATCTGCGTGGCCGCGTTGAACCAGCAGAACCTCGGCTACGTGGCCGACGCGGTACGCACGGTCAGCCGCGGCTGA